From the Streptomyces sp. Tu 2975 genome, one window contains:
- a CDS encoding AMP-dependent synthetase/ligase — MAAAPQVGGLADAVFDHALDDPDHVALGRKDGEGRWQDVTSAQFRDEVLALAKGLLAHGVRFGDRVALMSRTRYEWTLFDFALWTVGAQSVPLYPTSSAEQVFWMLHDSEVSACMVEYEDHAMTIGSVIDRLPLMKRLWQLDAGAVEELVAAGAHIDDDVVHRHRRAVTPDSVATIIYTSGTTGRPKGCVITHSNFMFEADTMIGRWEPVFHSKPGDEASTLLFLPLSHVFGRMVEVAAIRGRVKLGHQPVLQASALLPDLAAFRPSFILAVPYIFEKVFNAARRKAESAGKAGAFDKAAEVAVRYAEALEHRAFGLGPGPSAGLRMQHQLFEKLVYGKVRDAMGGRVRHAMSGGSGMDRRLGLFFEGAGVTIFEGYGLTESTAAATANPPERTRYGTVGLPVPGTTVHIAEDGEVWLHGANIFQGYLGDPKATDAVLHDGWLATGDLGALDEDGYLTITGRKKEILVTSGGKSVSPAGLEERVRAHPLVAQCIVVGNDRPYIAALVTLDQESVEHWLAIQGRPLLPPAEMVRDPDLEMEIRRAVVAANTLVSKSESIRTFRILAHPFSEEHGLLTPSLKLKRKAIENAYSAEVDALYG; from the coding sequence ATGGCCGCGGCGCCTCAGGTCGGCGGACTTGCGGACGCGGTCTTCGACCATGCCCTCGACGACCCCGACCATGTCGCGCTCGGCCGCAAGGACGGTGAGGGCCGCTGGCAGGACGTGACGTCGGCGCAGTTCCGTGACGAGGTGCTGGCGCTGGCCAAAGGGCTGCTCGCGCACGGCGTCCGGTTCGGCGACCGCGTCGCCCTGATGAGCCGTACGCGCTACGAGTGGACGCTGTTCGACTTCGCGCTGTGGACCGTCGGCGCCCAGTCCGTGCCGCTGTACCCGACCTCGTCGGCCGAGCAGGTCTTCTGGATGCTGCACGACTCGGAGGTCTCCGCGTGCATGGTCGAGTACGAGGACCACGCCATGACGATCGGCTCCGTGATCGACCGGCTGCCGCTGATGAAGCGGCTGTGGCAGTTGGACGCGGGCGCGGTGGAGGAACTGGTCGCGGCAGGCGCGCACATCGACGACGACGTGGTGCACCGGCACCGGCGGGCGGTGACGCCCGACTCGGTGGCCACGATCATCTACACGTCCGGCACCACGGGCCGCCCCAAAGGCTGCGTGATCACCCACTCCAACTTCATGTTCGAGGCGGACACGATGATCGGCCGGTGGGAGCCGGTGTTCCACTCCAAGCCGGGCGACGAGGCCTCCACCCTGCTGTTCCTGCCGCTGTCGCACGTCTTCGGCCGGATGGTCGAGGTGGCGGCGATCCGCGGGCGGGTCAAACTGGGCCACCAGCCGGTGCTCCAGGCGAGCGCGCTGCTGCCCGATCTGGCCGCGTTCCGGCCCTCGTTCATCCTGGCCGTCCCGTACATCTTCGAAAAGGTCTTCAACGCCGCCCGTCGCAAGGCGGAGAGCGCAGGCAAGGCGGGCGCCTTCGACAAGGCGGCCGAGGTGGCCGTGAGGTACGCGGAGGCTCTGGAGCACCGGGCCTTCGGTCTCGGCCCGGGCCCTTCCGCGGGTCTGCGGATGCAGCACCAGCTCTTCGAGAAGCTGGTGTACGGGAAGGTCCGCGACGCGATGGGCGGCCGGGTGCGCCACGCGATGTCCGGCGGATCCGGCATGGACCGGCGACTCGGGCTGTTCTTCGAGGGCGCGGGCGTCACCATCTTCGAGGGCTACGGACTCACCGAGTCGACGGCCGCCGCCACCGCGAACCCGCCCGAGCGCACCCGGTACGGCACCGTCGGCCTGCCCGTCCCCGGCACGACCGTGCACATCGCGGAGGACGGCGAGGTGTGGCTGCACGGGGCAAACATCTTCCAGGGGTATCTGGGTGACCCGAAGGCCACCGACGCGGTGCTGCACGACGGATGGCTCGCCACCGGTGACCTGGGCGCCCTCGACGAGGACGGCTATCTGACCATCACCGGGCGGAAGAAGGAGATCCTGGTGACCTCCGGCGGCAAGAGCGTCTCGCCCGCCGGACTGGAGGAGCGGGTGCGCGCGCACCCGCTGGTGGCGCAGTGCATCGTCGTCGGCAACGACCGGCCCTACATCGCGGCGCTCGTCACCCTCGACCAGGAGTCGGTGGAGCACTGGCTGGCCATTCAGGGCAGGCCGCTGCTGCCACCCGCGGAGATGGTGCGCGACCCGGACCTGGAGATGGAGATCCGCCGCGCGGTGGTCGCCGCGAACACCCTGGTCTCCAAGTCCGAGTCGATCCGTACGTTCCGGATCCTGGCGCATCCCTTCAGCGAGGAGCACGGGTTGCTGACGCCGTCGCTGAAGCTGAAGCGGAAGGCGATCGAGAACGCCTACTCCGCCGAGGTCGACGCCCTCTACGGCTGA
- a CDS encoding Tat pathway signal sequence domain protein, whose translation MNASRRAVLGAALGGAVAAGLPATPASAASWQLRWSPSASRDGLRAFETIEDDRAGSHPSGAPHIRTEGDNFRFTMHTADRDTHTDRQRQEVTGCRNGDGYLRWTSGQTWRITYSMFLPSSLKATSTFTHIMQMKQPGTGTSPIVVQSLRRVGGVQTIELKVFTGDVLVGRTDLGPLHDRWTDVDLRMKIGNGTSGTVRWILKSGGATLIDASESGVDTFLADRVRPKWGIYRSLGDTSGSLQNCHMLLTRMRAYQLV comes from the coding sequence ATGAACGCATCCCGCAGGGCGGTGCTCGGCGCGGCACTCGGCGGCGCGGTCGCGGCCGGACTTCCCGCGACACCGGCGAGCGCCGCCTCCTGGCAGCTGCGCTGGTCGCCCTCCGCGAGCCGCGACGGGCTCCGGGCCTTCGAGACGATCGAGGACGACCGCGCCGGCTCGCACCCGTCCGGCGCGCCCCACATCCGCACCGAGGGCGACAACTTCCGCTTCACCATGCACACGGCCGACCGTGACACGCACACCGACCGGCAGCGCCAGGAGGTCACCGGCTGCCGCAACGGCGACGGGTACCTCCGCTGGACGTCCGGACAGACCTGGCGGATCACCTACTCGATGTTCCTGCCCAGCTCGCTCAAGGCGACCAGCACCTTCACCCACATCATGCAGATGAAGCAGCCGGGCACCGGCACGTCCCCGATCGTCGTCCAGTCGCTGCGTCGCGTCGGCGGCGTGCAGACCATCGAGCTCAAGGTGTTCACCGGGGACGTGCTCGTGGGCCGGACCGACCTCGGACCGCTCCACGACAGGTGGACCGACGTCGACCTGCGGATGAAGATCGGCAACGGCACGTCCGGCACCGTGCGCTGGATCCTCAAGAGCGGCGGCGCCACGCTGATCGACGCGTCCGAATCGGGCGTCGACACCTTCCTCGCGGACCGGGTCCGCCCCAAGTGGGGCATCTACCGCTCGCTCGGGGACACTTCCGGCTCGCTCCAGAACTGCCACATGCTGCTCACCCGCATGCGGGCCTACCAGCTCGTCTGA